Proteins co-encoded in one Nicotiana sylvestris chromosome 7, ASM39365v2, whole genome shotgun sequence genomic window:
- the LOC104233415 gene encoding uncharacterized protein, whose product MPSLQTALPPELANNAIRLYRECLRRAKYIGSKQHNTELLVGMVRQQFKKHMHETDPDRIQKLKDDAARGLINHMLHESEKMTGRKFSQSS is encoded by the exons ATGCCGTCTCTCCAAACAGCATTGCCTCCTGAACTAGCCAACAATGCTATCCGA CTTTATCGTGAGTGTCTCCGACGAGCAAAATATATTGGTAGCAAG CAACATAACACAGAGCTTCTTGTTGGTATGGTGAGACAGCAGTTCAAAAAGCATATGCACGAGACTGATCCGGATAGAATTCAGAAATTGAAGGATGA TGCTGCGAGGGGGCTCATAAACCACATGTTGCATGAATCTGAGAAGATGACTGGCCGGAAATTCAGCCAGAGTTCTTGA